The Acidimicrobiales bacterium region TGCCGCCGATACCGCCGCCCGACGTCGAGGGTCTGGTGAACGAGCGGCGCATCCAGTCCCGCATGCGCCACATGATCCAGTTCCAGGACGGCGAGGAGGCCCAGGGGATAACCCTGATCTCCGGCGAGGAGGACTGCCTCATCCGGATCGACGCCATGGAGCAGGCCATCCAGATCGTGTCCGCCGGCATGATCAACGTGGAGGCGGCGGCCGAGCTCTCCATCACCGCCGGGGGGGACATCTCGATCACCACCGAGGGCGCCCTCACCCTGGAGGGCGGCGAGGTGGCGATCAACGGCGAGTCGCTCAACCTCTCCGGTGAGGGTGACGTCACCGTCACGGCCGAGGGCGCGGTCATGGTGGCGGGCAGCGTGATCATGCTCGGGGAGGGCTGAGCCGTGGCCGAGCAGTTCGTGGGCAAGGGGTGGGCGTTTCCCCTGGGCACGTCGAGCGGGGGCGGCATTGCCCTGGCCAGCTCCGACGACGAGCTCGAGCAGGCCATCCACCTGATCCTGGCCACCGCCAAGGGAGAGCGTCCCATGCGCCCGGAGTTCGGGTGCGCCATCCACGACTACCTGTTCGACCCCGCCGACATGACCACCGCCGGCCGGCTCAAGGCGGCGGTCGAGGCGGCGCTGGCCATGTGGGAGCCGCGCATCGAGGTGATGACCGTCGACGTGACCGTCGACGTGGTGCAGCGCAACTGCATGTACATCGACATCCGCTACGCGAAGAAGGGCACCTACGACCCCCGCAGCCTGGTGTTTCCCTTCTACGTGATTCCCGAGGAGGACTGACGGTGGCGCTCCCCGCCCCCAATCTCGACGACCGCCGCTTCCAGAACCTCGTCGACGACGCCAAGCGCCTGGTCCAGAAGCGCTGCCCGGAGTGGACCGACCACAACGTCTCCGATCCCGGCGTCACCCTGATCGAGGCCTTCGCCTACATGGTCGACCAGCTGCTGTACCGGGTGAACCGCGTCCCGGACAAGAACTACGTGCGCTTCCTCGACCTCATCGGGGTGAAGCTGTTCCCGCCGACCCCGGCGCGCACCGACGTCACCTTCTGGCTGTCCACGCCCCAACCGGTGTCGATCGACGTGAGGGCCGGGAGCGTCGTCGCCACGCCGCGCGGGGACCAGGCCAACCCGGCCGTGACCTTCACGACCGCCGCCGACCTCGAGCTGGTGAACTGCGAGCGGGACTTCCTCTGCTCGGTCCTGGCCGACGGGAGCTGGCGCAACCACACCGACACCATCGCCCTCGACGAGGTGGCCGCCTTCGCCGAGCAGCCCGCTCCCGGTGACGCCCTCCTGATCGGGCTGACGGCGGCGGTGCCCTCGTGCGCGGTGAGCCTGCGCCTGGCGTGCGGCACCGAGGGTGTCGGTGTCGATCCCGCCCACCCGCCGATCGCGTGGGAGGCCTTCGACGGCACGGACTGGCTGCCGTGCGAGGTCGACCGGGACACCACGGGCGGGTTCAACCAGAACGGGGAGGTGGTCCTCCACGTCCCCGCCGGCCACCAGATGGCGCTGGTCCGCCAGCTGCGGGCGGGCTGGCTCCGGGCCCGGCTGCTGGAGCCGGTCGAGGGTCAGGCCTTCTACAGCCATTCCCCGAGCATCGGCCGCATCGACGCCGCCACCATCGGAGGGACGGTCGCGGCCATCCAGGGCGAGGTCATCGAGGGGGAGGACGTCGGCTTCTCCGAAGGCATCCCGGGCCAGCGCTTCGTCGTGCGTCGCACG contains the following coding sequences:
- a CDS encoding GPW/gp25 family protein; translated protein: MAEQFVGKGWAFPLGTSSGGGIALASSDDELEQAIHLILATAKGERPMRPEFGCAIHDYLFDPADMTTAGRLKAAVEAALAMWEPRIEVMTVDVTVDVVQRNCMYIDIRYAKKGTYDPRSLVFPFYVIPEED
- a CDS encoding putative baseplate assembly protein is translated as MALPAPNLDDRRFQNLVDDAKRLVQKRCPEWTDHNVSDPGVTLIEAFAYMVDQLLYRVNRVPDKNYVRFLDLIGVKLFPPTPARTDVTFWLSTPQPVSIDVRAGSVVATPRGDQANPAVTFTTAADLELVNCERDFLCSVLADGSWRNHTDTIALDEVAAFAEQPAPGDALLIGLTAAVPSCAVSLRLACGTEGVGVDPAHPPIAWEAFDGTDWLPCEVDRDTTGGFNQNGEVVLHVPAGHQMALVRQLRAGWLRARLLEPVEGQAFYSHSPSIGRIDAATIGGTVAAIQGEVIEGEDVGFSEGIPGQRFVVRRTPIVRAGEPVTLEVAEGEGWETWTEVEHFAHSGPDDRHFSVDPVVGEIVLGPAVRNPDGTVTQHGYVPPPGAALRVGRYWTGGGRRGNVAAAAIRVCRTTIPFVARVENRYAARGGIDGETVEEAKVRGPITLRTIERAVTAEDYEHLARQA